ATCTAACTTTTCATCGTGTATTACCACAACTTCTCCATCTTTTGTTAAATGAACATCAAGCTCAATCCCATTTACACCAACAAGAAAAGCTTCTTGGAATGCAACCATCGTATTTTCTGGATGAGTTCCACTTGAACCTCGGTGTGCAAAAATAAGTGTTTCGATTTGAGAATCGCTTATTTTCTCTGCCATACTACACCTCTACGTTCATACTCCATTCTATTTTCTACAGAAGCTGCAATTTGAGAACTAGCAAACCTTTCAGTAATCCACAGAGCCAAGTCTATGCCAGAAGTAACCCCTCGTGCAGTGATCACATTACCATCATCCACAATTCTATAATTTAATAGTTCAGCCCCATACGTTTTAAGTTCCTCAGTTGCTAAATGATGCATGGTTGCTTTTTTTCCCTTTAAAATCCCTGAGGCACCTAGCAACATTCCTCCAGTACATACTCCAGCAATAATTGTTCCTAAACTAGACATTTCTAAAATTATTTTAGGTAAATACCCTTTTTCCACTTCGTTTCTTACACCATGAATAGATTGATGATTCCAACCACCACCGGGAACGATCAACAAATCCGGCCTATTACTAATTCGTAAATGCTCTTCTACAGAAACTTGCATACCATAAGACGTTTTTAATTGTAAGCTAAGATCACTGCCTACTAACTGAACATGAAACGGTGCTCCATTTTCCTTAGCCCTATTTAAAACTTCATATGGAGCCAAAGCAACCAATTCTCCAAATCCCTCAAACAAAACTATTTGGATGTTCATTCATTTTAATCCTCCATATTTATAACTTTTTTCCAAAACATAAACTTGACTTACTATGTATGTATTCTCCAAAAGCTTCAATTTCATTGTAACCATGTTTTTTGTACAAACTAATAGCTTCTACCTGTTTAACTCCTGTTTCTAATTTGATAACTTCATATTGGAGCTCTTTCGCCTTACCTTCTAAAAAGTTTAATATTTTTGAAGCAATGCCTTTATTACGATATGTTGAGTCTACGTAAAACCGTTTTAGTTCAATCACATTCTTTTCGAGAGGTCGAATAGCACCACACCCAACAGGGATTTGACCGTAATATGCTATTGAGAAAATCGTTTCAGATATATTAGGCTTATCAAAATCAATGGTAAAGATAGCTTCCGGTGGATATTTCTTTGATAGTTCTGAATCTAATTTTGAAATTAATAGTTGTAAATCGGGATGATTAGGTTCAACAATTTCTACTCTTATGTGTTCCATTATATCTCACTCCTAGTTCAACTTTATTTATATTATAATTTAAATTAATATGACTTTAAATTACACCCATCCTTAATTTCGTTGTTTAATAAAATCAAAAACCTTTTGATAATAGCAACCACTGCCATTTAATATGTGTGTTTTATAAACTACTCTTTCCTTACATTCATTGTTATTATTTACTTCTATGGCCTTTATCTCTCTTAAACGACCTTCAAATAGTTCGATCACTTCATATAGTTTTATTTTAAATATACTAGCAACTTCCTCTTGCTGGAGTGTGAATTTTGGAATTATATCTTTTTCATATAAAAATACATGACAAAACTCTCGATCAATGATGGCTTCTGTTCTTATTTCTTCTTTAATGATGCCAATTGAAACTAAATCTTCAAATTTCACTTTCAATCCCAATTCTTCTTCTACTTCTCTTATACCATCTTTAATAGTTTCACTTGCAAGTAAATGACCAGCAGAAGTAATATCCAAAAAATTAGGGTAATCCGCTTTACAAGCAGCTCTTTTTTGAAATAATAAAAAGGTATCTCCTTCCTCTCTCACTGTGATCCAACAATGGAAAGTTTCATGCCAATATCCTTTTTTATGTACAATATCTCTAGGTTGTTTACCTATCAAATTCATATCTTCATCAAAAATATGCAGTAATTCTGACATGTCCTCACCCTTCTTCTGGTGCTTTAGGTGGAAATAAGACCTCAGAAGAGATGCTTATTTTTTCTTATTCTATTCAATACATTGTATATCGTTGTCATTGCACCATTCTAACGCTATTTGCTTAAAACTTTCATCTCTGTATGCATACCACTCTTCATGAACTTCTAGATCATATAGTTTATCTTTAAATCTTCTGAAGGCACCTTTGCCTTGTATTGAATTAAATAACTCACTTTTCTTCTTTTGGTCATTCAAATTATCAATAAATTGCTCCATCATATTATACTCACTGATTTCAAATTTTGTTGGCAGTTCTAAGTAATCTTCAAAGTTTTCTAATACGTCTATAGCTTTTTGTATATCTTTTTGTTGCCACTCGGGGAGATGGTCAAACGACTCTTCGTCCTCAGCAATTCTCATATCATCACCAGATACTGAAACTACTTCGTAAGTTTTCAGATTCAAATATGTACTTGTTCCTTCAAATTGCGTCTCCATCACATCAATAATTTCATTAAGTTTCACTTGTTTTTTCATATATGTTGCCATCTCCTGTTTAAAATAAAAAGAGCTATATCTCAGCTCTTTTATTTTAATTCTATTTGAACAACAATTAATTCTCAAGCACCATAATAGAAATTAGATAATAAAAGCTTTCTTGTCAACTAAAAAATTAATTATTTCTTTATTAATTAATTCAGGTTGTTCTCCATTTATACTATGACCGGCATCTTTAATAATTTTCAAATTCAATCCAAGTTCTGCATACTCTTGTTTTATATCTGGTTTATAAACAAGTTTGTCGTGATCTCCAATTAAAAATAAGGCATTATCTCTGAATTGTGAAAATGTCTGGATCTCATGTGATGCAATATTACGAACTAGCGGAACACTATGTTTAAAAATATAATAAAAATGTTTAAATACTTCATCATTGTCATCCAACTTCATATTTGGACCGCTCAATTTTTGGAACAGCTTCTGTGCATTTTTCTGATTTGGGTTTAATATTTCTGGCATAAAAACTTTAATCGTTCTAACAGTATATACGAACTTCTTCAATCCATTTACTTTAATAGGAAGAGAGCCTGCCATGCCAACTAACTTCTTTACTCTGTTAGGATATTTTATAGCATAATTCAACATTAAAATTACACCGAAGGAAACTCCGATCATATGAGCTTTTTGAATATTGAGTGTATTCATGATTTCATTAATCCATTTAACTTCATCAAAGCTTTTAAAAAACAACTCATTTGGTTCGCTTTTCCCTGCTGCACCTAAGGTATCTACTGCAACTACATAAAAATGTTTTGTAAATTCTTGAATATTACGAATCCACATCAGTGATGAATTATCTCCAGTACCATGAAACAATACTAAAGCAGGTTTAGTTATATCACCGGCTTCAATGATATGTGTTTTTCCATAGGTTGTTTCAATATCATGTTCTTGGACTTCTACATCCCACATTTCCAAAAGTCTATCATAGGATTCAAATAACAGTTTTTTGCCTTGCTCGCTTTTAAATATTTTTTTTGGCATTATAAAACCTCCAATATTGACAAGATTTATTCAATAAGACTGTAGATTAGCTTTTTTTGAAAACGTTTTCCATAAAGGGTACTTGAGGGGATTTGAGAAATATAAGTATGAAAAAAGACTTTGTTATTATGAATTATTCTATTTATTTTTTTTGAAAAAGTATATACATTTTAAGGAATTAAGTGAACTCAAATGCACAGCTTTAACAATTCGTTCATCAACTGATCACGAAATGTTCATTTTTCCCAATTAAAGAGCAAAGTTAATATAAGGTAAAAAACAAAAAATAACCACTTTTAATTAAGCGGTTATTAAAAATTGATCATATCTCATTGCAATCCGTCTAACTATTTGATTCATTTTCAAGTTCATTTTTTTAAAGAATAATAAATAATAATGTCATTCTATCTATATCCTTTTATCGTTGTGTAGATTTTATTCCCCAGTCCCACCCTCAACAACTTATTGCCAACACATGGTAGTTACATTAAATTATACACAATACTTACATGCTTTAACGCAATCTTGTTACATTATTGGGCTAATTTATAAAATTGATTGAGTATGGCCCTGCACTCACATTAGAATTGGTCCCACTTTAACCTGTGGAAGGGTTGTGTTCACATCAATAAATTGTTTACCTTCATATTAAACTATTCTATTAAATCTACATTCCAATTCTTCTCTTGTATTTTAAAATCTAGTTCTCTATATTTTTTAGAAACGTTATCTATTTCTTTTTGAATTTCACGGACATCAATTGTACTTTGATATCTAATCTCTGATCTACTATATCGATCTTGTATTATTGCTGAATGTTCGAGCATTCCATCCAATACTTTTTTTCTTTGCATTAAACCATCTCTTTCAGCTAATACGTCAGCAATACTTTGTGATGAATCAAATTTTGTTAAAGAATTTGTTTTATTAATCTTTTTTACTAAACAAGTAAATTCATGAATAGAACCTTGTATTTCTGCAAATAGTTCCTTTGGATCTTCTGCAGGCTTCTCATCTTCTTGAACTCTAACCACTCTTTCTAATCGTTGTCTTAATTCAGATATCTTTCTTTGTAAATCTGCTCTTAATATTAATGCTTCTGCAAGTCTCATGTTCGCCCTCCTACAAAGTGGGTTTCTAGACTACTTATACTTCCTAAAATTGAAAAAGTTGCATTTACATTTTGTAAGAACGTGAAAATCTATTTATATCCACCAATTTGTTGAGATTCTATTGTTATTTTAGTCTTAAAAAGTATAGACAGGAGTACACACAAAAAATTGGACTTTTCATAAAATAGAAGAATAGAAAATATTCGCCCTGAAACTCAAAAAAAGAGGTGAAAAAAACATGTTTGAAAAATCAATTAAAAAAATACTAAATATGTTATTTTATTACTATTATACTTTTTTTTAATACCAACTAAAGAATGTTATTAATTAGTGACTAATCCCTTAAATAAGTATTAAATTGAGAGGAAAACTATCTTTTTAATATTACTTTCAATAGTCGCACACTTTTTTTCATTCTACGCTACTTGTGATCTTCCAACCGTCGATATGGAAACCTCCCATTTTTTCTAAAACATAATCAGTTAAATTCTTAAAACTTTCCATCATGAGTTCTTTGGAATTCTCCTCAACAGCTTGAATAAACAGTTGACTAAATTGACTATCAGGAAATGGGTTAGTTAAGTATTTTTTATGGTATATCGGATTTGTTAAAAATGAATAAAGTTGATAATAAGGTATTTGTTGATAACCAAGAAAGCTGCTGTAGTCATTGAATAAATGACTTAATGCATTGTTATAAACTAGTTGAAAATCTGGTCTATCATGTTCAAAACAATCTAATAAATTATCGTAGGAGTCCCAAATAGAATACTTTTTTATCTCTTTAATTGTCGTATTGGATTGTTCATATTTTTTATCTTTCCACTGAGCTGCTTCTGATTTTAATTGTTCTACAACACCTGATGTGCGATCAAATAAAACCTTACCGGTTAAAAATTGAACCATAGACATCTTTCTTTTATTTTTAAAATCTTCCTGAAAGTACTTTCTTATTTGCTTTGGAGGATTTGCAAAGTATTCTATGACGAATCCATCAACAACCTTATTTCCTCTTTCTCTCCATTCAACTCTATCATCTAATAATATATGAATATCTATATCTGAACGTGGAGATGGATTGCCGGTAACATAACTGCCACATACCATTGCTGCAGTCACTTCAGGTCGTTGTTTCCAATCTATTAAAAAAGAATTTAAAGCCGTTTCCCATTTTTCCATTCCAATGCTCCCCAATCGTACTTCATCCTGTAAGTTGTTAAATTGAAAATTCAACATTAACAGTAGTTATTTAGCTACTTTAGCACAAACAATATGATGATAATTAATAACTTTTAATCCTTTAGATGATGCATTTTGATAAAATATTTCTTTTACATCCTTTAGACACTGTTGCCAAACGTACTGTTTTAATTTATCGTTTTGACCAAAGCACTTTTTGATAAGTACATCTTCTGGTCTTGAAAGGTATTCAACTTCTTCAACTACTTTAATTTCAAAGTTAGTTAGACCATAACTCTCATTTAAATTATATTTATGCTCAAATTTCTCAATATCATAAGGATCTAGTGGCAACGGAGCATACAGCCCTTGGAACAAATCTCTTAATCCACCATCTGTACCACTATGAAAAAGTCCCAGCATTATTCCACCTGGTTTCAATAACCTACTGGCTTCTTCATATAACCAAGGACCCTTTTTGGTATAAATCAAGTCAAAATCATTGTCTTGAAAAGGTAGTTTCTTATTTGCATCAACTAGTTGAAATTGCACCTTATTATTCTTGCTTAAACCCTTTGCTGTTTCTATAAAATTTGCTTCTATATCAATAGCTACAATGTCTTTGGTTTTTGTAACAAATTGATGGGTAAACTCACCATGTCCACATCCAATGTCTAATATTTTTGATGTCTCATTTATATGTTCAGATATAAGGTCTGCAAATATTGTCTCAGCTGTTGGCTCATCAAATACAGATTTCCAAGGATATTTATATTTCTCAACATTTCTATTTAATCCTGCATACCACTCTGGACTATGTGTAGGTATCCATTCTGGATGTTTTGATGGATCAGGAAATAACAACTTTTTTTCTATCATATATATCCACCTCTATCTTTTTATCTGTTATAACTAGACGAGACTAAATACTTTTAAAATTGAGTTTTGATATCCTTTAGCTAAATCTAACACTTCTAAATCCTTTTTAGAAAACCAGCCATATTCTATATGTTCATCACTAAGTTGTATATTAAAATCATCTTGAACTTTACAATGGTAGGTAACGATAAATACATGTTTATCTTTTATGACCTCAAAATTATAAGCATCAACAATTTTTTCAACTTTACAATCTAACCCTATCTCTTCACTTATTTCTCTTGTAACTGTTTCTTCTGGCAATTCCCTAGGCTCCATTCTTCCACCAGGCAATTCCCAAACATTTCTTTCATTTTTCAAAAGGAGTACTCTATTTTGATTTAAAATAACTCCTTTACAGGACACAGGGGCTTTATATGAGCTAGTTATTTCTCTTTTAAAAGGTTCAAGATATTTACGATATACTTTCAATAAATCTATGGGTAAATCATCAAATGAAAAGAACTTTAAATCTTTAGTTTCAATTCCATCACTTCTCATCACACCTGTAAAACTTCTAGTTATATACACTGCTGTTGTTGAGTAGAACTCATCTCCGTTTTTAAGTTTAATATAATAATCGTTTCCTGAAAAAACATTTAATAGTTTTAATTGATTGACTGTTAGTCCAGTTTCTTCATAAACCTCCCGTATAGCAGTTTGTTCTAGTGACTCTCCAAGCTCAGATAAACCTCCTGGAAGCCCCCATCCTCCGGTACTACGCTGTTGTAATAAAACCTGATCTTCATTGTTTAATATGACAACAACTGCGCCTGTTAAAATGAGAGGTTTAGTTCCAATCTCTTTTCTCAATTCACTTACGTAATTCAATCTTAGCTCCTCCATACATGTTGTTTTACTTAAACCAATTCTTAATTTCTTCTATTGTTTCATGAGGTCGATCCCAATGGACCATATGTGTCGTATGTCTATAAACTTTTGTAGTTACTTTTACTTTCTGTTCAAATGTTTTAACCATTAACTTCCTTATATCGAAATAATGATCGGGATGGTCAACATATATGAGCAATATTTCACTTTTAAGTTGGGAGAATTTCAATGTTTGTTGTGAATGGTACTGAAATTTAATAACACCTCTTGCGGTATTACCCGTTGCATGAAAATGAATTTTACTACCTTCTTCCCTCATCAAATCATATATAGCCACTTCCCTCAATTCTGGCGTTCTTCTATGGTTTGCTTTTTCCGCCTCTAAAAAACTAGATTTGTCATCAAAAATAAATTCGTCAAAATCATTTTCATACCATTTTATCGTTTCCTCCAAAGAGCACATTGGCTTATAATCTATTTTTTTTGATTTAACTAACTCTGTAAAATAGTTATACTCCATTTCAAAATTGTGATATCCACCATCTAAAAGTAACATTTTATCCACTTTCTCCGGACATTCAGCCGCATAATGCAATGCTACACTCGCTCCCCAAGAGTGAGCTAAAATATGAAAGGAATCTTCTCCAATCCTCTCTATTAACTCTATGACCCATTTTACTAAATGATCCGCTCCATATTCTTCATCAGTTTTAAACGCACCTGACTTTCCATGCCCTGGCAAATCAAATGATAATATATGATATTTATGTTTTAACGATTCAGCTACTTCTATAAAACTTAAACTAGTACTTCCTAAACCGTGAAAGCAGATGATTTGTGGATTATTTTTATCTCCCCACTCATGAATTCTAGCTATATTTTCTCCAAATTGGATATAAAACTGTTTCACTTTATATCTCTCCTATTTATAATTAATTTTATAAAACACTTTAAATCAAATAACGTAAAATTTTAATATATTTAGTTATCAATTAATCTTTCATATACTCCTGGTGAAGAGCTTTCAATAGCTATTGCATTTACTGTTTTTTCATAAAACCCAGCAGCTTCAGCAACGGATCCAATAATTGCATAACCGTAACCTTCTTCTCTCATAGATAATAAACATTTTATTAAAAGTACTTTTCCAATCCCTAATCCTCTATACCTTTTAGAAACACCTGTTGGTCCAAAATAACCTTTTGCAGTAACATCATAACAAGCGAAACCTATAACTTGTTTATCCTTCACTGCTATAAAACAGGAGACAGGATGATTAGAAAAAGCGACATCACATTCACCCGCCCACTGCTCATAAAACTCATTTTTTGCATAATTAATTATGGTATATTTATCAGGAACTAATGCTCTTTTTATCGAAATGCCTTCATTTTTTAATTCATCAAGATTAATTATTTCATCTGAAAGGTCATACAGTTTAACTAACATATCAAACATAAATTAAATTCTCCTTTATGAACATTTCTGATAATTGCACATTAAGGTTAGTCAACGACATGTGTTTTTTATTTTTACTAATTGAAGGTATTTTTTGTATATGTTATGATTATAGTAATAATAGGACGGTGAGCCACACCGTCCCAGATACAACTTTCTTGGCGGGTTTCCTTCCAAGTAAAAAAGTTGAAGAATAACCCACTACTAGGCTCTCAACCAGTGTGGGTTATTTCCTTTTATTATCGAAATACCAGAAGTATGCGATAAGGAAAAGACCAAAGCAAATGACTTCAATCATACGCATCCCCTCCTTTCTGGAAGGAACGCTACCCCACTCAAGTTGGTTATACCTCATTAATTATACCATATAAATCCAAATTCAAACTAGAAACATAGACATACTTTATACTTAAAAATCTAACCAATCCTCAAAAAAGGTAGTATCCTCCATTTGAAAATAGGATTGTGAAAACCTTACAAATTCTTCAGTACTTATTTGTTTATAAGCATAGGTTTCATAATAAGCTTTTAAAAATGTAGTTGCATTATTCTTCATTCCATTTTCCTTCAGCAACTCCCATATTTTTATAGGTGCAAGACCATAAAACAATCCAAAAATTCTATGATTCATATTTTCAAAAACAGTCACATTGGCAGGCTCTGAAATTCCTTCTTGCAATATATAGTTTAGATGACGATTAGGAAAATCAAATGAGTCTTGTTCTGAATAGTTCCAGTAATCGTAAAAATAGTACGATGTTGCAAAAGTTGTAAAACCCTCATCTAACCAGCTTTCATCAAATGGATCATTACTAATCATGCCATAAAACCATTGATGAGCAATTTCATGAACAAGCGAGTCTAAGGATGAAATCGTTACAATTCCAGGGTATTCCATGCTCGGTAAGTTTTCTCCCAAGATAATATCGAATTGGTTATGAGGATACTTGCCTACTTCATTGTGAAAATAAGAAATTGCATCTTTAGCAGTTTCCATAACTTCATCTACATCTTGAGATTGTTCTTGAAATGAAGTTACTCTAACTTCTATATCCTGTATTTCATCCGTCTGTATATACATATCACTCTTTAGTATAGCAACAAACATTTCTTTTACATTGTAAGCATTAAATTCTCCCGTTGTTGAGTTTGATAGTGGGTCATTTTCTGAAGAGCTAAAAATTGTGAATCCTTGTGGAATTTCATATGAAACATTAAAATCAGAGAAGTTTGTATGATAAGATTCAGGGACTGGAAAATAATCATTTTTATCCCAACCCGAATCAAAATTTGCTAACATTGGATACCACTGAGCTAAATAGTAGTTTCCTTCATCTCGTGTAAAGCGCATTCCATATTTGGGAACATGAAACTCATAAGATATACTAAGTATTTTCTTCTCTTTAGGTATCATGGGTTCTTTTAAATCAACTTTTAAAGTATCATATTCTAACACATAGTCTACAAGTTGATTGTTTACATAAATATTGTTTATTGTAGCATCAGCACTAGCATCGATACTATATTCGTAAACTTGCAGCAATTCCTGATACTTTTCATTTCCTGCTGTAAACACATTTGGAATGAAATAAAAAACGATTTCAGACCATTCATCTGTTGATAAATTTTCAACCTGTATTTGTGCTTCTACAAAAAACTTTCCATTATCATTCATTTCAAGAGAAAGATCATAACTCCCTTTGCTTCCTACAGGAACAGGGTTTGGTTTAAAATCTTTAAAAGAAACCAGTTGATTAGTGACTACACTTTGATCTTGTTCAAATATAGATTGTTTGGTTTCATCATGTTCAGCTGAATGGTTTTTAATATCTGAAACACGTTCTTCATTTGTTTGATTATTTGGTAGATTTGTAGATTCGTTAGTAATAAAAAATATGACTCCCCCAAAAATCATAAAAACTAGAATCACAACGATGAGTTTTAAAGAACTATGTTGGTTTTTGTTAGTTCCCATTGTTAACTCTCCCTTTCCAAATCACAATAAATATACAAACAATTTACTCCCTTGTATTCATATGTTAGGGCGTTTATTTATTTTTTGCTTTAAATGGTTTCTGATACCTTTATAGGCTAAAGGTTCATCTTTATATCTTGGTATAACGTGGAGATGTGCATGATTGATCGATTGTCCTCCAACTGGGAAACAGTTCCAACCTACATTGTAACCATCTGGATTATATTTTTCATCTAAAAACAACTTAACCTTGTTTAAAAGGGAGAACGTTTCCATAAGTTCCTCATGAGATAAATCAAATACTGTTTCTTTATGTTGTTTTGGAACAATTAACCCTGAACCGACTAGAATTTCTTGAGGCTTCATTATAAATGCATTGTTTTTCGTTTCTATCACAATTTCTTGGTCGTCAACTTCTTTAATTGGCCAGCATAATGGACAATTGTTCATTTACTATTCACCCTTATCATGTATTTCAATTTTTACCCATAATTCTTAATCGTAGTTTACATTATATTTCAATTAATAAAATATTCATTTTCCAAAATTGACATTATAATCAATGATTCATAATTACCTTCATATAAAAAACATTCTCTCAACAGACCTTCTTCTTTGAATCCCAATGATTTATACAAATGAAACGCACGATGGTTGTGTTCTTTTACATCTAACCAAAGTCGATGTGCTTTTAGTTTTTCAAATGCTAGTTTTTTTACTAGAATTATAGTTTCTTTCCCATATCCTTTACCTTTTTCTGCAATAACTAATCTTCTAAATTCAATATTATGATCTTGGTTTTTATGACCTGAAATAATTACATATCCAACAGGGTTATGATCTAGTACATTCTCAACTATTAGATGTAATCTTTCTTGATTAGACAGTATGTTTAAATGATCACTTTTTTTCCAAGCTCTTACGTATGGAGAGTTTTCTTTATGATGTTCAGTGTTTATAACAAAGTCCAGATCTTTTTCTTCTGTATTTCTTAAAATGATTCTATCTGTTTTTTCATATATTTTATTCATAATTCCACCTCTACTATGAATGAGATTCTTCTACTTGTAAAACATTCTCATTGGAGTGGCTAATATAAATGATTTCCACTCGTTTTACTAGTTTACATGACAGTAAAAAAGGGTTTAATCTTACCAAGCTCTGTTATATTGAACAGGACTTTCGATTTCAACACGCAATTGATTAGCAGCTGTTCTAACCCAATAAGGATCTCTTAATAATTCTCGTCCAATAAAAATAAGATCTGCTCTCTCATTCTTAAGAATTTCCTCAGCTTGCAATCCATTCACGATTAAACCTACTGCACCAGTAGCAATGTTGCCTTCATTTCTAATTTGATCAGCATACTTCACCTGATAACCAGGATAAGCATCAATGGAAGCAGGGACAACTCCTCCTGAACTGCAATCAACTAAATCTACACCCTGCTCCTTCATTCTTTTAGCATAATAAATAAAGTCACTAAGAGTATTGCCACCTTCTACATAATCATTTGCAGAAACCCGAACAAAAAGCGGTCCTTCCCATTCTTCTTTTATTGCTTCTATCACCTGCGATAAAAAACGATATCGATTTTCTGTACTCCCACCATACTCATCCGTTCTGTGATTAGTTAGAGGAGATAAAAAACTGCTTATTAAATAACCATGAGCTCCATGAATTTCTATAACATCAAATCCAGCAATCTTTGCTCTTCGAGCACCTTCTTTAAAAGCCTCAATCGTTTCTTTTATTTGATTAAGAGACATTTCTTGAGGTATTCTCATTTCATCATTAAAAGAAATAGCTGAAGGTGCAATTATGTTGCCATCTACTTCAGCTTTACGACCTGCGTGAGCTAATTGAATTCCAATCTTACTGCCATGTTGATGAGTCATTTCAGTTAATTGTTTTAAACCTTCAACTTGTTCATCATTCCATATTCCCAGATCATATAGGGATATCCGTCCTTGAGGATCTACAGCTGTAGCTTCTACAATAATCAAGCCTACTTGCCCTACCGCTCTACTTGTATAGTGAGTAAGATGCCAATCCATCACTTTTCCATCTTCTTTAACACATGAATACATACACATGGGTGACATTACGATACGATTTTTTAAAGTTACATCTTTTAAATCGTAACTAGAAAATAATTTCTTTGCCATGATTTCAACTCCTGTATTTGATCAAGTGAAAACTAATCATAATTAGATATTATCCTCAATATTTTACCATTTTCAATAATTTCCTTCATCTTTTGATTTTCACAATCATCAATATATTTTCATAACATATATTTATATGAATTAAATTGACATAATGTCATTTAATGGAAGTCATTTATAGTGGAGCCGATTCACCTTATTCCTAAAGAGGAAAGATAAAGATTTGGTTATTCTTAAACCCTGATCTATTCTATCATATCTAGGATACTTACTTATTTCTTTGATTGTTTCCTGTGTATTTGCATAGTAAACTTCTTTGATAAATGTACTATTTTTTGCTACGATTAGATTGTTTAAAATAATTTGTTACAACTTCATAAATCCCGTTTTCTTTTATCAGGCAAAGGTTCAACTGTACATTTAATTCTATTGAATAGAAAAATATTCATTTTTCAAAATTGACATTAATGATTTATACAAATGAAACGCACGATGGTTGTGTTCCTTTATTTATGACCTTGGTTTTTGTGACCCTGAAATAATTACTATCCAGCAGGGTTATTCACTCGTTT
The window above is part of the Chengkuizengella sp. SCS-71B genome. Proteins encoded here:
- a CDS encoding NUDIX domain-containing protein, with amino-acid sequence MNYVSELRKEIGTKPLILTGAVVVILNNEDQVLLQQRSTGGWGLPGGLSELGESLEQTAIREVYEETGLTVNQLKLLNVFSGNDYYIKLKNGDEFYSTTAVYITRSFTGVMRSDGIETKDLKFFSFDDLPIDLLKVYRKYLEPFKREITSSYKAPVSCKGVILNQNRVLLLKNERNVWELPGGRMEPRELPEETVTREISEEIGLDCKVEKIVDAYNFEVIKDKHVFIVTYHCKVQDDFNIQLSDEHIEYGWFSKKDLEVLDLAKGYQNSILKVFSLV
- a CDS encoding alpha/beta hydrolase, yielding MKQFYIQFGENIARIHEWGDKNNPQIICFHGLGSTSLSFIEVAESLKHKYHILSFDLPGHGKSGAFKTDEEYGADHLVKWVIELIERIGEDSFHILAHSWGASVALHYAAECPEKVDKMLLLDGGYHNFEMEYNYFTELVKSKKIDYKPMCSLEETIKWYENDFDEFIFDDKSSFLEAEKANHRRTPELREVAIYDLMREEGSKIHFHATGNTARGVIKFQYHSQQTLKFSQLKSEILLIYVDHPDHYFDIRKLMVKTFEQKVKVTTKVYRHTTHMVHWDRPHETIEEIKNWFK
- a CDS encoding GNAT family N-acetyltransferase; its protein translation is MFDMLVKLYDLSDEIINLDELKNEGISIKRALVPDKYTIINYAKNEFYEQWAGECDVAFSNHPVSCFIAVKDKQVIGFACYDVTAKGYFGPTGVSKRYRGLGIGKVLLIKCLLSMREEGYGYAIIGSVAEAAGFYEKTVNAIAIESSSPGVYERLIDN
- a CDS encoding M1 family metallopeptidase, producing the protein MGTNKNQHSSLKLIVVILVFMIFGGVIFFITNESTNLPNNQTNEERVSDIKNHSAEHDETKQSIFEQDQSVVTNQLVSFKDFKPNPVPVGSKGSYDLSLEMNDNGKFFVEAQIQVENLSTDEWSEIVFYFIPNVFTAGNEKYQELLQVYEYSIDASADATINNIYVNNQLVDYVLEYDTLKVDLKEPMIPKEKKILSISYEFHVPKYGMRFTRDEGNYYLAQWYPMLANFDSGWDKNDYFPVPESYHTNFSDFNVSYEIPQGFTIFSSSENDPLSNSTTGEFNAYNVKEMFVAILKSDMYIQTDEIQDIEVRVTSFQEQSQDVDEVMETAKDAISYFHNEVGKYPHNQFDIILGENLPSMEYPGIVTISSLDSLVHEIAHQWFYGMISNDPFDESWLDEGFTTFATSYYFYDYWNYSEQDSFDFPNRHLNYILQEGISEPANVTVFENMNHRIFGLFYGLAPIKIWELLKENGMKNNATTFLKAYYETYAYKQISTEEFVRFSQSYFQMEDTTFFEDWLDF
- a CDS encoding HIT family protein, which translates into the protein MNNCPLCWPIKEVDDQEIVIETKNNAFIMKPQEILVGSGLIVPKQHKETVFDLSHEELMETFSLLNKVKLFLDEKYNPDGYNVGWNCFPVGGQSINHAHLHVIPRYKDEPLAYKGIRNHLKQKINKRPNI
- a CDS encoding GNAT family protein produces the protein MNKIYEKTDRIILRNTEEKDLDFVINTEHHKENSPYVRAWKKSDHLNILSNQERLHLIVENVLDHNPVGYVIISGHKNQDHNIEFRRLVIAEKGKGYGKETIILVKKLAFEKLKAHRLWLDVKEHNHRAFHLYKSLGFKEEGLLRECFLYEGNYESLIIMSILENEYFIN
- the namA gene encoding NADPH dehydrogenase NamA, with the protein product MAKKLFSSYDLKDVTLKNRIVMSPMCMYSCVKEDGKVMDWHLTHYTSRAVGQVGLIIVEATAVDPQGRISLYDLGIWNDEQVEGLKQLTEMTHQHGSKIGIQLAHAGRKAEVDGNIIAPSAISFNDEMRIPQEMSLNQIKETIEAFKEGARRAKIAGFDVIEIHGAHGYLISSFLSPLTNHRTDEYGGSTENRYRFLSQVIEAIKEEWEGPLFVRVSANDYVEGGNTLSDFIYYAKRMKEQGVDLVDCSSGGVVPASIDAYPGYQVKYADQIRNEGNIATGAVGLIVNGLQAEEILKNERADLIFIGRELLRDPYWVRTAANQLRVEIESPVQYNRAW